The genomic window tatatatatataacaaccaCAGAGAGTTATGAGTTTAGAAACTCACCAACAAAATACCTAGGTTGACACAACTTACACTTGCTTAGCCTTCCCTTTATCACTTGAACTTCCTCTTTCTTGGTTGGCAGATTACTAAGTTCTCAAGTATTTATGCTAACACCTTAGATTTTTCCTTTCATGGAACTTGTTTCTTAGTTTTCCTCTCTTACAGAATGAACCAGAGAAGAAGATGATAGAAGAATGGGAGAAAAATGAATATCAACATTAAGAATCCTTCTTATATATAGTCTTTCCACCACCACTTCCCTTAATCCTAAGTCGGTCAGTATTATTAATACCTTTAATCATAATGTTTTCCACTAACATAAGCTCTTAGTTCTAACTTGacaggactaaatttaaaatctaaCTATTTACCCAACCAGCCTGTAAGATTCACATAATTACACTAGAACCcgcttaaatagaaaattttctaattaagtactcataatttcaattatGCCAAACCTTTAATATTTATGGGTGTGACAATTGTACTAAGTTGGATAAGATCAGTTGGACCAGGAATCGGTCGGGGTTTCGATCaagtaaaagctaaaaaaattagttgatccGTGAACCATTATAGATTGGTTGAGTTGGGCTAAAAAACTAGTTGAATTAGCAATTGaatcgattttttttaatttttatatcttttttataatttatttacttttaatcaGTTAGACCGATTATTTTGGGAACCGATTGGTCAAACTAGTTCGAAATCAGTTCAATTGTCAGTTCAATCGATTTTTTTTTAGCTCAGTTTAACTAGTTTGTATCAGTTAACAAGTCAACTGATTTTTTACCTCTCACCGAATCAATACCCCAATTAGATTGAGGTCCAATTGGTTTGATTGGTTGATCTGGTCTAGTTTAGGTAacattgaattttagattttttatattttaaaataattttttaattttatagatttattatttttaaatatatatataatttttaaatttttatggtttttttaaatgtgaaacaataatttttaaattttttatgtaaatttaaatggtaaggaccaaattgacaaaaattataaatattgagggctaaAATTATTAGTTTACCTTTAACATCATTAACTTTAATGAAAAATTTAGACGAAGGGGgcaagatttttaaataaaaaaaagtttaggaactcaatttctcaaaattaaagtataggtactaaactttaaatttcaaaagagTACTTGGACCTTTTACATATTTAAACCTAAAATGATTTTtgcaataaattgaaaaatataaaagtattaaataatGGTTTGGTTGAATAggtaaaggaaaaaaatagaTATTGGTGGCATGGGTTCAAATATTAACATTTGCaacttttttattagtttttttttaaataagaaaaagaaaaaagtaccatcataataatataacttatttaaaatattagtgtctagttatttttttagtatttttttttactaaattagtgTCTAGTTAACTTGTTATACCAACTCAATTAGTATCAACTAGTGTTGTTTGAATCGGGCCAGACCGACAGGGAGACCTGTTTAGAAAGTGCTTTGAACTGGTTAGACCGAGAACCAATATAAATCGGTTGAACCGGCTAAAAAAGTGGTTGAACCGACGGTTGGTCTGGTAGGTTTGACCACGGATCAGGGTTAAAAAACATTGATACCGATATTGTTGTCAAAGCATGAATACCTTAATTCGAGTGTGTTGATTAAAAGTTAGAAAGGGAATATAAATACTTTACCTATGTTTCTTTAGCTTCTTATTTGTCTCTTTATTTCATACAAGGTTGGTTTTGGGAGGGGCATTAGAGAATTAtataaagattgaagtcaattaAAGGGAACAAACAGTGCAAACCAAACTAGTAATTAACAGAGGGAAAAACAAAATTAcatctttcccacaacagatctcATATGGTTTGGCCAATAAAAGACCCGACAGGATTCAAGGTTTAATAGTAAAAGAAGCCATTTATTAACCCGAAGTTAAAAGAAGCAGGCAAGGTGGAATTTCTAAATATAAGCTTCAATGATAGATTGAACAGCATGAATGGGTTTTACATTGATTCTGGTGAATCCAGCCTCTCCAAGAACATACTTCCATTCCTTTAAGGTCCTTTCTTTGCCTTTGTTAGTATGTGCCATCATCACCATGTCTAACATCAACCCCACAAATTCTAGCTTGtcattttcatcttcttcaagcACAGATTCAACAATTATGACCTTCCCTTTGTCTTGTGGGATGGCTTCTCTACATTTCTTTAGGATTTGTATGCATTCCTCATCATCCCAGTCATGCAACACCCACTGTAATTCACAAATAGGTAGATTTGTCATATTCAAATATAATTGGTAAAGGAAACAAAGCTTTCATTACTAACCATAAAGAAAGCAGCGTCTGCTTTTGGGACACACTCGAACATGTCTCCTCCTACGTATTCGATGCCATCGACTTTCGGGGCAACGGCAACAACATGGGGAAGATCGAAGTTGATGCCATGCATCCAAGGGAATGCCTTTACCAACATAGATAAAGCAGTCCCATTGCCTCCACCAACATCAACCAAACTTTTAATGCCATCAAACACTCGAGGACATCCTTCGATTAAGGCACGCACCGCCACTCTAGCATCGCAAGCCATTGCTTCGTCTATGAGTTTGCTATGTCCAGGGTTCTCCTCTGCATAGCTCCATACATCCTTTCCGTGTGCTGTCTCAAACGGTGAATTCCCACTGTCAAGGACACGAGCACTTAGACTATGCCATGGTGCTAACATAACAGGGCTGCTCTCTAGTAAAATTAAGGCCGCCATGCTCCTTTCGCCATGTCGAATCAATCGACGAGACAAAGGCGTCAGTGCAAAACCAATGGAATCTTGAGTTACGGGCTCCTCTTTCAATATTTGGTAGTGGACCAAGAACCTCAAAATACGATAAAGACGAGGTGGTTCACATTTAAGGGTAGTGGTTAGCTGAGAGAGTGTCATGGGGCTTCCATGCTTGTCAATTGCATCAGCAATCCCAAGCTCAATGGCACATTTAACTACTGCT from Gossypium hirsutum isolate 1008001.06 chromosome D12, Gossypium_hirsutum_v2.1, whole genome shotgun sequence includes these protein-coding regions:
- the LOC107945082 gene encoding acetylserotonin O-methyltransferase, producing the protein MGDIKVRGKKEDEDEKAEVEIWNYVFGHVKIAVVKCAIELGIADAIDKHGSPMTLSQLTTTLKCEPPRLYRILRFLVHYQILKEEPVTQDSIGFALTPLSRRLIRHGERSMAALILLESSPVMLAPWHSLSARVLDSGNSPFETAHGKDVWSYAEENPGHSKLIDEAMACDARVAVRALIEGCPRVFDGIKSLVDVGGGNGTALSMLVKAFPWMHGINFDLPHVVAVAPKVDGIEYVGGDMFECVPKADAAFFMWVLHDWDDEECIQILKKCREAIPQDKGKVIIVESVLEEDENDKLEFVGLMLDMVMMAHTNKGKERTLKEWKYVLGEAGFTRINVKPIHAVQSIIEAYI